Proteins encoded together in one Janthinobacterium tructae window:
- a CDS encoding S8 family serine peptidase codes for MKLRPVSLGILLLAASLAQAAQAQERRSYIVQLVDKPAATYTGQVNGLAATKPAPGTRINVGAADVQAYLSYLDTKQAAVAGTVSAAEITHQYSVVFNGFSALLTDDEVRALKKNSGVASISADSILQLDTSYTPSFLGLDKPGGIWEQLGGKAHAGEDIIIGIVDSGIWPENTAFADRLDENGVPSHNGNNVVYGAPPASWQGTCQTGEGFSAENCNNKLIGARYYRAATSALHWTEFLSPRDSVAGPTGHGGHGTHTASTAGGNNGALATSNGVSLGKASGMAPRARIAAYKVCWTAASTGRNGCATADSVAAIDQAVKDGVNVINFSIGPNAGGGAFDEPTEVAFLGAAAAGVFVATSGGNSGPATPAPDVPAPVSHISPWLATVANSTHNRLYAANVILSNGSKLEGASSNAKTPALPLIRSRDAGLAGVLPTDVNLLRCFGVADATSAYLDPAKVAGKILVCDRGGNVLVNKSANAKTAGAAGVIIANVAGGVNTIINQAHVLSTVHLAQVQGDALKAFMAVTPDGTAALGEIHTIPDTTVQAPIVSDRSSRGPNVANANILKPDLSAPGTNVLAGVTADLTLAQRDAVAAGGVAPSAEWEFYSGTSMASPHVAGVAALLKQQHPSWSPAAIKSALMTTAFSTYSDGLNGSVSWDATAKNSGQLPWGQGAGHIAPNSAADPGLVYDVSEIDYARFLCGLNLKVYTAATCQAIGSIAAYNLNLASLTAANVLGTQTLTRTVTNVGTSSAVYNVSASLPGYTVAVTPTSLSLAPGARAQYQVKLTRTTAPANTWTYGALSWSDGTHTVRSPLTARGTSLAAIPLVSSEAATGSKVLTLGTGFTGALVGVKSGLVEAVRQARTIGQAVTGAAASAACKAGGATGVNVHSVVIPASTLAARFATYDAETTGGANTDMDMEVYNAANVLVGSSGNEGSNEQVELRLPAAGTYKVCVIGYAPQGGQADYTLSSWVLAPGLSNGGFKALMPGTAYTGGTATVSLSWSNLAEGKRHLGAVGYQVGGVVQGVTVVEVNTNDPVPLFQNARGARPVLAE; via the coding sequence ATGAAACTACGTCCCGTCTCGCTCGGTATCCTCCTGCTGGCCGCCAGCCTGGCGCAAGCGGCGCAGGCGCAGGAACGCCGCTCCTACATCGTGCAGCTGGTCGACAAGCCGGCCGCCACCTACACGGGCCAGGTCAATGGCCTGGCCGCCACCAAGCCGGCGCCGGGGACACGCATCAACGTGGGCGCCGCCGATGTGCAGGCCTACCTGAGCTACCTCGACACCAAACAGGCCGCCGTGGCCGGTACCGTCAGTGCGGCGGAAATCACGCACCAGTACAGCGTCGTCTTCAACGGCTTTTCTGCCTTGCTGACGGACGATGAAGTGCGGGCCCTGAAGAAAAACAGCGGCGTGGCCAGCATCAGCGCCGACTCCATCCTGCAACTCGACACCAGCTACACGCCCAGCTTCCTGGGCCTGGACAAGCCGGGCGGTATCTGGGAGCAGCTGGGCGGCAAGGCGCACGCGGGTGAAGACATCATCATCGGCATCGTCGACAGCGGCATCTGGCCAGAGAACACGGCCTTTGCCGACCGCCTCGACGAGAACGGCGTGCCCAGCCACAATGGCAACAACGTCGTGTACGGCGCGCCACCGGCCAGCTGGCAGGGCACGTGCCAGACAGGCGAGGGATTTTCCGCTGAGAATTGCAACAACAAGCTGATCGGTGCGCGCTACTACCGCGCCGCCACATCGGCCCTGCACTGGACGGAATTTTTATCGCCGCGCGATTCCGTCGCCGGCCCGACGGGGCACGGCGGCCATGGCACGCATACGGCGTCCACGGCAGGCGGCAACAATGGCGCCCTGGCCACCTCGAACGGCGTGTCGCTGGGCAAGGCGTCGGGCATGGCGCCGCGTGCCCGCATCGCCGCCTATAAAGTGTGCTGGACGGCCGCCTCGACGGGGCGCAACGGCTGCGCCACGGCCGACAGCGTGGCCGCCATCGATCAGGCGGTCAAGGATGGCGTCAACGTCATCAACTTCTCCATCGGCCCGAACGCGGGCGGCGGCGCCTTCGACGAGCCGACGGAAGTGGCCTTCCTCGGTGCGGCGGCGGCGGGCGTATTCGTCGCCACGTCGGGCGGCAATTCCGGTCCGGCCACGCCCGCACCCGACGTGCCGGCGCCGGTGTCGCACATCAGCCCCTGGCTGGCGACGGTGGCCAATTCCACCCACAACCGCCTGTACGCGGCCAACGTCATCCTCAGCAACGGCAGCAAGCTGGAAGGCGCATCGAGCAATGCGAAGACGCCGGCGCTGCCGCTGATCCGCTCGCGCGACGCGGGCCTGGCCGGCGTGTTGCCGACGGATGTCAACCTGCTGCGCTGCTTCGGCGTGGCCGATGCCACCTCGGCCTACCTGGACCCGGCGAAAGTGGCGGGCAAGATACTCGTGTGCGACCGTGGCGGTAACGTGCTGGTCAACAAGAGCGCGAATGCCAAAACGGCGGGCGCGGCGGGCGTGATCATCGCCAACGTGGCCGGTGGCGTCAACACCATCATCAACCAGGCGCATGTGCTGTCGACCGTGCACCTGGCGCAGGTGCAAGGCGACGCGCTGAAGGCTTTCATGGCGGTGACGCCCGACGGCACGGCGGCATTGGGCGAAATCCATACCATCCCCGACACCACGGTGCAGGCGCCCATCGTCAGCGACCGTTCCTCGCGCGGGCCGAACGTGGCCAATGCGAACATCCTGAAGCCGGATCTCTCGGCGCCCGGCACCAACGTGCTGGCCGGCGTGACGGCCGACCTGACCCTGGCGCAGCGCGATGCCGTGGCGGCCGGTGGCGTGGCGCCGTCGGCCGAGTGGGAGTTCTATTCCGGCACCTCGATGGCCAGCCCGCACGTGGCCGGCGTGGCGGCGCTGCTCAAGCAGCAGCATCCGAGCTGGTCGCCCGCGGCCATCAAGTCGGCGCTGATGACGACGGCGTTCAGCACGTATTCGGATGGCTTGAACGGTTCCGTGTCGTGGGATGCCACGGCGAAGAACTCGGGCCAGCTGCCGTGGGGCCAGGGCGCCGGCCACATCGCGCCGAACAGCGCGGCCGATCCGGGCCTCGTGTACGACGTGTCGGAAATCGACTATGCGCGCTTCCTGTGCGGTCTGAACCTGAAGGTCTACACTGCCGCCACCTGCCAGGCCATCGGCAGCATCGCCGCCTACAACCTGAATCTGGCGTCACTGACGGCGGCCAACGTACTGGGCACGCAAACATTGACGCGCACGGTGACCAACGTGGGCACCAGCAGCGCCGTCTATAACGTCTCGGCCAGCCTGCCCGGCTATACGGTGGCGGTGACGCCAACCAGCCTGAGCCTGGCGCCGGGCGCCAGGGCGCAGTACCAGGTCAAGCTGACGCGCACCACGGCGCCGGCCAATACCTGGACTTACGGCGCCCTGAGCTGGAGCGATGGCACGCACACGGTGCGTAGCCCGCTGACGGCGCGCGGCACCTCGCTGGCCGCCATTCCACTGGTCAGCAGCGAAGCGGCCACAGGCAGCAAGGTGCTGACCCTGGGCACGGGCTTCACGGGCGCGCTGGTGGGCGTCAAGTCGGGTCTCGTCGAAGCCGTGCGCCAGGCGCGCACGATCGGCCAGGCAGTGACCGGCGCTGCCGCATCGGCTGCCTGCAAGGCTGGCGGCGCCACGGGCGTGAACGTGCACAGCGTAGTGATTCCGGCCAGCACTCTGGCGGCGCGCTTTGCCACCTACGACGCGGAAACGACGGGCGGTGCAAATACCGACATGGACATGGAGGTCTACAACGCCGCCAATGTGCTGGTCGGCAGCAGCGGCAATGAAGGTTCCAATGAGCAAGTGGAACTGCGCCTGCCCGCCGCTGGCACCTACAAGGTGTGCGTGATCGGCTACGCGCCGCAAGGCGGCCAGGCCGACTACACCCTGTCGTCGTGGGTGCTGGCACCTGGCCTGTCGAATGGCGGCTTCAAGGCGCTGATGCCGGGCACGGCCTACACGGGCGGCACGGCGACTGTCTCACTGAGCTGGTCCAACCTGGCCGAAGGCAAGCGCCACCTGGGCGCCGTCGGCTACCAGGTGGGCGGCGTGGTGCAGGGCGTCACGGTGGTCGAGGTCAATACCAATGACCCCGTGCCGCTGTTCCAGAACGCACGCGGCGCCAGGCCGGTGCTGGCTGAATAA
- a CDS encoding AIM24 family protein has product MALCPGILGESRVTSFRTNTDRLLEVRLQDEKVLAIAGAMVAYTGSIKFEKSLLGGEGIFGALKRKVTNEGMQLMQASGSGTVFFAQNAAEITVMALAGEKLTIESSSLLAYDTSLKTGTSFAGLRGASSGQGLFSTTVEGHGNLAVISRGNLIMLEVTPAHPLRVDPDAFVGFKGDIRQEFVFDVNWRTMIGQSSGESYQHKFTGQGVVFIQPAER; this is encoded by the coding sequence ATGGCTTTGTGCCCTGGCATTCTTGGGGAGTCGCGCGTGACCAGTTTCCGCACCAATACCGACCGCCTGCTGGAAGTGCGCCTGCAGGATGAAAAAGTGCTGGCGATTGCCGGCGCCATGGTCGCCTATACGGGCAGCATCAAATTTGAAAAATCCTTGCTCGGCGGCGAGGGCATCTTCGGCGCGCTCAAGCGCAAGGTGACGAACGAAGGCATGCAGCTGATGCAGGCTTCAGGCAGCGGCACGGTGTTTTTCGCGCAGAATGCGGCCGAGATCACCGTCATGGCGCTGGCCGGCGAAAAGCTGACCATCGAAAGCAGCAGCCTGCTGGCCTACGACACCAGTCTGAAGACGGGCACCAGCTTTGCGGGCCTGCGCGGCGCCAGCTCGGGCCAGGGCCTGTTTTCCACCACCGTCGAAGGCCATGGCAACCTGGCTGTCATTTCGCGCGGCAACCTGATCATGCTGGAAGTGACGCCCGCGCACCCGCTGCGCGTGGACCCGGACGCCTTCGTCGGCTTCAAGGGCGATATCCGCCAGGAATTCGTTTTTGATGTCAACTGGCGCACCATGATCGGCCAGAGCTCGGGCGAATCGTACCAGCATAAATTCACCGGCCAGGGCGTGGTGTTCATCCAGCCCGCCGAACGTTAA
- a CDS encoding AIM24 family protein, whose amino-acid sequence MPVYQQINEKMLEVKLGNEEVFARKGAMVSYQGDVAFSRSFLAGQGVQSLAMRAVTSEGYALMSARGTGSVFYAQGGLFVTIVPVRGETFYVESDSLLAFDARLTAGTMFLGNQGGVQGVVRGMASGQGLFTTTLQGTGEVAILSDGNAIGLPVTSDVPVFVDPQAYIGHTGQLSSTIVTDLNWKTFVGQASGESYQVKFTGQGTVYIQASER is encoded by the coding sequence ATGCCTGTCTATCAGCAGATCAATGAAAAGATGCTTGAGGTCAAACTCGGCAATGAAGAAGTGTTTGCCCGCAAGGGCGCCATGGTGTCTTACCAGGGCGATGTGGCGTTCAGCCGCTCCTTCCTGGCCGGCCAGGGCGTGCAAAGCCTGGCCATGCGCGCCGTCACGAGCGAGGGTTATGCCCTGATGTCGGCGCGCGGCACGGGCAGCGTGTTTTATGCGCAGGGCGGTCTGTTCGTTACCATCGTGCCCGTGCGCGGCGAAACGTTCTATGTGGAAAGCGACTCCCTGCTGGCCTTCGATGCGCGTCTGACGGCCGGCACCATGTTCCTCGGCAACCAGGGCGGCGTCCAGGGCGTGGTGCGCGGCATGGCCTCGGGCCAGGGTTTGTTTACCACCACCTTGCAAGGCACGGGCGAAGTGGCGATTTTGTCGGACGGCAATGCCATTGGCTTGCCCGTCACGTCGGACGTGCCCGTGTTTGTCGACCCGCAAGCATATATCGGCCACACGGGCCAGCTGAGCTCGACCATCGTCACGGACCTGAACTGGAAAACCTTCGTCGGCCAGGCGTCCGGCGAATCCTACCAGGTGAAGTTCACGGGCCAGGGCACGGTCTACATCCAAGCGAGCGAAAGGTAA